One segment of Campylobacter hominis ATCC BAA-381 DNA contains the following:
- the ruvC gene encoding crossover junction endodeoxyribonuclease RuvC, producing MKILGIDPGTRNMGYAVLEKNVNKISLIEAGLIKMKPENLQFQLTQMCEAIDQIFEFHKIDEVAIESMFYAYNPQSVLKLAQFRGGLSLKILQVFGNFAEYTPLQIKKNVTGKAKADKTQVAFMVKKMLGISKDIKPLDVTDAIAIAITHAHNLRGVK from the coding sequence ATGAAAATTTTAGGAATTGATCCTGGAACCAGAAATATGGGCTATGCAGTGCTTGAAAAAAATGTGAATAAAATTTCACTTATTGAAGCCGGACTTATTAAAATGAAACCTGAAAATTTACAATTTCAATTAACACAGATGTGTGAAGCGATAGATCAAATTTTTGAGTTTCATAAAATTGATGAGGTTGCGATAGAATCTATGTTTTATGCATATAATCCGCAATCCGTGCTTAAACTTGCGCAATTTCGCGGTGGTTTGAGTCTTAAAATTTTGCAGGTTTTTGGAAATTTTGCCGAATACACACCTCTTCAAATTAAAAAAAATGTAACAGGAAAGGCTAAAGCCGATAAAACGCAAGTCGCGTTTATGGTAAAAAAAATGCTTGGAATTTCAAAAGATATAAAACCGCTTGATGTAACGGACGCGATTGCCATTGCGATTACTCACGCGCATAATTTAAGGGGAGTAAAATGA